Proteins co-encoded in one Cinclus cinclus chromosome Z, bCinCin1.1, whole genome shotgun sequence genomic window:
- the LOC134056982 gene encoding monocarboxylate transporter 13-like, with product MQAKDSNPPDGGYGWVVVVSAFMVMGFTVAVLKTFGLFFVEIQQHFDELASSTSWITSVTIAIFHLGAPVASSLCVQYTHRTVVITGGLLAFSGMALGFFGLSMVWMYATTGFLQGLGISFSWTPAISIVSHYFSKKRALANAIASAGECAFAFMFGPFFQWLISQYGWKGALLIIGGIQLNICVCGVLMRPLESSCPLKARHYETGTPPGNSASRRDKEDKFPIMHKTFNWMLVRRPEFVLYAIFGILAAMSFFVPPLFLVPLSYSLGIDESWTSSLLSILAMVDFGGRLLSGWYANLHVTKSIHLLVMTITLMSTSLMLLPLANNYLSLAIFTGFYGFFFGTTVAIHITVLADVVGMPEFDSALGLFMLIRSTGGFVGPPLAGLIVDIAGDYRAGFYMAGATLVLSTGFLIFLDRFQQRKKRGGKIRTKPEKLTLPYPSLHILKHQTRRY from the exons ATGCAGGCTAAAGACAGCAACCCACCAGATGGTGGCTATGGATGGGTTGTGGTAGTGTCAGCCTTCATGGTGATGGGCTTCACTGTTGCTGTCCTCAAGACTTTTGGTCTGTTCTTTGTTGAAATCCAACAGCATTTTGATGAACTTGCAAGCTCCACTTCCTGGATCACATCAGTAACTATTGCCATCTTTCATTTAGGAG CCCCTGTTGCCAGTTCACTGTGTGTACAATATACCCATCGGACAGTTGTGATCACTGGAGGACTTCTGGCTTTTTCAGGAATGgcactgggattttttggaCTCAGCATGGTGTGGATGTATGCAACAACTGGCTTTCTACAGG GTCttggcatttctttttcatggaCACCAGCCATTAGCATTGTTAGCCACTATTTCTCCAAGAAAAGGGCTTTGGCCAACGCTATTGCCAGTGCTGGAGAATGCGCCTTTGCATTCATGTTTGGACCATTTTTCCAATGGCTGATTAGTCAGTATGGATGGAAAGGTGCCCTCTTGATCATAGGTGGCATCCAACTCAATATTTGTGTCTGTGGAGTACTGATGCGACCCCTGGAAAGCAGCTGCCCCCTTAAGGCCAGGCATTATGAAACTGGAACACCACCTGGCAACAGTGCATCCAGGAGAGACAAAGAAGATAAGTTCCCCATCATGCACAAAACCTTCAACTGGATGCTTGTGAGGAGACCAGAATTTGTACTTTATGCCATTTTTGGTATATTAGCTGCTATGAGTTTTTTTGTTCCTCCATTATTTTTAGTTCCACTTAGCTACAGCCTGGGAATAGATGAATCGTGGACTTCATCCCTCCTATCCATTTTGGCCATGGTGGACTTTGGAGGCAGACTGCTGAGTGGCTGGTATGCCAATCTCCATGTTACCAAAAGCATTCATTTGCTGGTAATGACAATTACATTGATGAGTACTTCCCTGATGCTGTTGCCACTGGCTAACAATTACCTTTCCTTGGCAATATTCACTGGCTTCTATGGATTCTTCTTTGGTACAACAGTCGCCATTCACATTACAGTGCTGGCAGATGTTGTAGGCATGCCAGAATTTGACAGTGCTCTAGGGCTTTTCATGCTCATTCGAAGCACTGGAGGTTTTGTGGGGCCTCCTCTTGCAG GTCTGATTGTGGACATCGCTGGAGATTACAGAGCAGGCTTCTACATGGCAGGAGCCACTCTTGTCCTATCaactggatttttaatttttttagatcGATtccaacagagaaaaaaaagaggaggcaAGATTAGAACTAAACCAGAAAAGTTAACATTACCCTACCCTTCCCTCCATATCCTGAAACATCAAACTAGAAGGTATTGA